A window of the Aquarana catesbeiana isolate 2022-GZ linkage group LG05, ASM4218655v1, whole genome shotgun sequence genome harbors these coding sequences:
- the MRPL55 gene encoding large ribosomal subunit protein mL55, giving the protein MEALRKSGTALSTVLCSVQYSPLRRFLPAACRLLHSSSDLHSANKACIGRSGRSTYLRTYPVLLVQPDGSTITIHYKEPRRLLTMPIDVTTLSEDERKARQRLRDQSKKVKAKKEKDIYDDFSLDEYKKFWKKK; this is encoded by the exons ATGGAAGCTCTCCGGAAGTCCGGCACAGCGCTGAGCACCGTTCTCTG CTCTGTGCAGTACTCGCCTCTCAGGAGGTTTCTCCCCGCAGcgtgccgcctcctccactcctcgtCTGATCTACACAGCGCAAACAAAGCGTGCATAGGCCGCTCCGGCAGATCCACTTACCTGAGGACCTACCCGGTGCTACTGGTCCAGCCTGATGGGTCCACCATCACCATCCACTACAAGGAGCCACGAAGACTGCTGACT aTGCCGATAGATGTCACCACGCTGTCTGAAGACGAGCGGAAGGCGCGGCAGCGTCTCAGGGACCAGTCCAAGAAGgtgaaggccaagaaggagaaggACATCTATGATGACTTCAGCTTAGACGAGTACAAGAAGTTCTGGAAGAAGAAATAA